The genomic region CACTTTCTCCACAGCTGCCAAAGTCCGAGTGGCTATAACCATAGTGCTGTTCCTCTCCTCTGCTTTCTTCAACATTACTGTGCTCTGGACCATCACGCAGAAATACCAGAAGAGACCCCACCTTCGAATTCTCCTCATGAACCTGGCAGCTGCGGACCTACTGGTAACCTTTGTGGTAATGCCTTTGGATGCTGTGTGGAACATCACCGTGCAATGGTATGCTGGCGACGTGGCCTGCCGGGTGCTCATGTTCCTGAAACTGGTGGCTATGTATGCCTCAGCTTTTGTCACTGTGGTGATCAGCCTAGACCGCCGGGCGGCCATCTTGAATCCTCTAAGTGTCAGTGAGGCCAAGAGGAAGAACAAAGTCATGTTGTGCATGGCCTGGGCCTTGAGCTTGCTTCTGGCATTACCTCAGGTAGGTGGCCAAACTGGGTTTGTGGTGATAAAGTAGGTGTCTGGTCATGTTATAGATGCTGGAATCTATAGATGCTGGGATTAGCCAGTGGGGGCCTTTGGGCTGATTCTGGCTCACTGAATCGCCATAACTACAGACATGAAAGATGCAGCAAAATGGCATCTGTAGTCGCCATTTTATGGAAATGGGGGTTGAACCACTTACAACCAATCAATTTTGTTTGCAAAGGGgacctccaggaaaaaaaaagttgttcaaCATTGTTAGGTTTGAGGAGGACGACGAAATGGTAGGGCTAGAACAAGTGAGGTGTACTGGTGAGTTTGGGACTGGGGCCGGGAGAACCAAGTTTAAACCCCTAGtttggccatggaagcttgctgggtgaccttgatctaaCAAGCAGCGGTGATTAGGAAGTTTCACAAAAGCGAGTCTCACTCCATGGGTTCTGTTATTATTCATTTTCCTCACTTAAGCCTCACTTTTCTCCTCAAGAAGTTTGTGAGGCCTTGTAGCTGAGCGTGTGTGTCTGGCCGAAGCCCACACAGCAAGCTTCtggggcagaatggggattcaaatgcACCAGACATGCTCTGTATAGCTGGGTGTGGGTGGTTAACTTTCACAGAATATTTGCAGGGTTGCACTGTGTCGTTACGTGTTCACGTGCCATTTAGTCCCAAATGACATCAGCTAAATGCAGTTAGGTAAATGCTCAGTTCACACACCGTACCAACCCATGCTAAATTAGGGTTTGGTGCGATCTCTAAAATTGACAAGCCACGGTTTGCAGCCAGCTAGCGAGCCAGAATCAGACCCCATTTTTTAGAGAGCTTTGCAAAGGGTGGACTGGTTCCCACATACATATTCTAGTAACGGCATCATCTTGCAGACGTGCATGGTATAACATTAGCACATCTGTAGAACCCAGGGTTTACTGTACTAACTAGTTTGCTGTGATTTCTGTAAAACTGAAACTGCTGACTTGCAAACCAGAACCCAAAACCCTGTTGGGAATACTTTTGCAGAACCATGGCTTTGCGCCAACTAGGAATCCTTGCAAATAGCAATCACTTTGCTCCGAGAGTACCAATACTAGACAGATGGAAAGCAGCAGCAAACTGCTCTTAGCCACGGTCTCAGTGCAATTCATTTGACCCAAACCCCAAATAGCTTGCTATGGGGCAAAAATAGGAAGACCCTTTTCTCCAACATGGCAGCCTCTTTTATAACCCTGAGCTCTCATTTGTCCCTTTGCTGGGCACTACTCTTTACCTTTTCCAGATGTTCGTCTTCCACACCGTCAGCCGCTCCCAGCCTGTCTACTTCATCCAGTGTGCCACAGTGGGAAGTTTTGGTGCCCGCTGGCAAGAAATCCTCTACAACATGTTCACCTTCtgtttcctcttcctgctgcccTTGCTGATCATGGTCGCCTGCTACTCTCGCGTCTTCATCGAGATATCGAGGAAGATGAAGAAAGCTTGTGGTGAGATTATTGTGGAAAGTGCCGGCCATGGAGAGCTTCTCTTCAGGGGAAGCAGAGAGCCATTGCCTTCTGCTCTGGACAAAGAGTGGGGCAAAAATCTAACAAGATGGAGTTGGGACAGGCTGActagacatcccgcttttggcgggacagtcccaccttcaaacaatttgtcctgcgggtaatttaaattgtcccgatttttgggaggctgctgcactgccttctggggcataaggcagtgcggcagcctcctgcgtgcgtgaccgcaggagcacggccttctggggcttgctgtttcccgccctgtcacagggcgggaaacggcaagccccagaaggcagtgcgctcctgcggctgcctacccccgtcccagttcacaaaggtgaccatctggtcaccttaagttgggagggagagaagagacccTTTTGGACATAGGAATGAGTCAAggacctcttccacacatgcagaataatgcactttcaatgcatttcacagctggattttactgtgtgaagtagcaaaatccacttgcaaaccattgtgaaagtggattgaaagtgcattgttctgcatgtgcagaaagggccaaagagttgAAATAGGTGGGCAGAGGTCAGCAAGACAGCCAGAgaaagttttggggaggcagtggaGTTCCGGCAAAGTGAAAGCAACGTCTGCTTCAGTCTTTGCCGAATAACAGAAGCACACGGGGAAATACAGAAAGAGGGCTGGATAGAGCAATTACGAAATTGTTCTCTTTGAGCCTGGGCCTGTTTGCAGTACAAAGACTGAGCTCTGGGATGCATGAGAGAGAATTAAGAACGGAATGTCTTTGAACATGGGGAGAATGTTCTGCACTCTTTCCGGAGGAACAGAGCTTTTCAGTTTTGAGAGAGAAAGCTAGCGAAGCAGGGCACTTGATACTCCTGAAATTGCAAACTGCAGACAAAACCTCTCTCCCAGAACAGTCAAACTTGGGAGTCACTTAATGACATTGGCGGGCCGCAGATTCAGAACAGAAGGAAATTCAGGGTCAGATGCAGACTCAATTTTCCGCTAATGGAAGAGGCCATGAAACTTCCGCCACTTTCCCCTCCTTGCTGCAgaccgcccccccttccccacattcaCCACTCATGCCATTTTCCAGGGTCCCTTATCATGCAGGAGAAGAATTTCAGGGATATCTGTAGagtgcagaggaaggaaaacagGCACAAAAGCTCTGTTCCAATAGCTGAAGTACcttcaatcagaggtgggatccagcaggttctcaaaggttcccgagagtaggttactaattatttgtgtgtgccgagagggggttactaattggtgattttgccacgtgatttttgccttagttacgcccctcctctcagcagtagcgcgcagaacttgaagcagtctagcaggaggtgcaccggcgtgcgtggcagcctgcgcgcattcatttcccgcccaaggaccggcgcagcagctgtgtccttgccacagccccacccaggaatgccccgcccccagaatgcccggccccattggctctacgccacagtttgaatcccaccaccatgggaacctgttactaaaatttttggatcccaccactgccttcaatgAGTGGAAAATTATAGTCTAGATTTAAATCTCTTTACCCAGTGCTAGAAAACCATTAGGAAGTTGTTGCTGTGGGATGCGGTGATGGTCAGTAACTAAAACGACCTTAACGGGaattaaacaaattaatagaGAAAGGGGGCTGTCAAGAGTTATTGAAAAGGGTgattaaatggaacttccatattcCTCTGAGTATTGTGGGAGACCACAAGAAACAGAAGCAGGCTGCGTCTTGTGGAAAATTCATTTGCAGAAAAtccatgtgttgttgttttgatATCAGCCTATTCGTTCCTCAGAATCTCCCCCCACTTGTCTCCTGCTTCCCTCTGCAGCTGCACCCAGGTCCAGAGAGTTCCACCTTCGCCGTTCCTACAACAATATCCCCCAGGCACGCATGCGCTCCCTGAAGATGTCTGTTGTCATTGTCTTGACTTTCGTAGTCTGTTGGACCCCCTATTACATGCTCGGTCTCTGGTACTGGTTCTCCCCAGAGATGCTGACCAGAGAGCAGGTGCCTCCTTCCCTCAGCCACATCCTCTTCCTCTTCGGCCTCTTCAATACGTGCCTTGACCCTCTCATCTACGGC from Sphaerodactylus townsendi isolate TG3544 linkage group LG01, MPM_Stown_v2.3, whole genome shotgun sequence harbors:
- the LOC125438588 gene encoding gonadotropin-releasing hormone II receptor-like; this encodes MNTTVPMKAHKMVESGLATISNQSHGKPNNIEEILAGGATNGSLPVEELFQLPTFSTAAKVRVAITIVLFLSSAFFNITVLWTITQKYQKRPHLRILLMNLAAADLLVTFVVMPLDAVWNITVQWYAGDVACRVLMFLKLVAMYASAFVTVVISLDRRAAILNPLSVSEAKRKNKVMLCMAWALSLLLALPQMFVFHTVSRSQPVYFIQCATVGSFGARWQEILYNMFTFCFLFLLPLLIMVACYSRVFIEISRKMKKACAAPRSREFHLRRSYNNIPQARMRSLKMSVVIVLTFVVCWTPYYMLGLWYWFSPEMLTREQVPPSLSHILFLFGLFNTCLDPLIYGLFAMHFRAGSRRSCCCGQSKKESEAASGLTGSFRASPTLPARRSEKTQEKYKAEFMAVESPPEAKLSLYRRKMAESFI